The following nucleotide sequence is from Aspergillus nidulans FGSC A4 chromosome I.
CTAGCTCTCCTCGCAGATAATGTGACCCTTAATTAGCAACTTTCCTTCCCCATTCATAATATACAGTTGATTAGAATACTGTAGCTATCAATCACATTCAATCATTGTGCAATCAAAGAGCAGATGCCGCATACATCCGGTCACGTATACTGGACTCACTGCAGATAGGAACGGCAAACAAAGCTTGCGCATCCTTTGAGTTTGTAATGGCTCCTCTGGGTAACAGTGGCTTTGGAAGACTGCAAATTCCTcaagtgttggtggaagtgtATGTGCGGTATGCAGAAAAGCAGCCAACCATGAAGAATGGCTAGGGCCCGTAGCTTCCCTACTAAAGTACGATTAGCTTAACTCAATCTTGTATAGAGATTTTACAGCGGGCAAGTAGACAGCATTGACCGCAACCATCCTTGGGCAAAGGGAGCCGTGCTCGTCCAAAGAACAACGCAGGTTTTCTCGTAAGACCCATTGTATCGCGCTTAATTTATACAAGTCTGAACTCGTACAAGTCAAGCTGCTTAATATCTCCAAATATTGCCCTTAAGTTTTTGCAGCTCAGTCATTATACGCCGTACAGTTCATGAAGCTTGGCCAGGAAAATATGACAAAAGAGCCTATTACTGACCTCTCGCAAAGCTATCTGAGTACGCTTCCTCCAACCTATTATCATAGTTACAGAAAGCACATCCCCCGCCTCCTCAGATGCCTCCACCCCCTGAGTTAATCCTCGACCAAGCCTTCCTACTAGCCCGCAGTGAGCAATTCGGATTCACATTTCAATACTCGAGCTGCATGTCAAGAAGACGATCTTCAGTCGCTTGCAACGACTGCGTTTCTCAGGCGGTCAAATTCTTCCTCGTTTCTGCGGATGAAGATTGTCGTCAGAGAGCGAAGAAGGCTATTGCGGTGGCGGACTTGGCTGGCCAGAAGCGTCGGGAGCTGAGCAGGCTTCTTAGGACGAATATCACGGAAAGTTAGTCTGCGTCTGCATCTGTGTTGTTTGGTGGAGAAATAGTGGAATGGGAAGGGTCGGGATAATGATATGTCGTTATATATTTCTGTTACAGATAATGGAACCTCGCTATTGGATTTTGGGTTTGGGAAGAGTTAACTTACAAAACAGCCCTGAATGTAAGATCATACAATTTGAGATTTGAACCGCGTGAGAGTAGATTCTTCAGTGTGGTTTTCAAAGGCATACACTGGAAAAGTTCAGGTAAGGAGAGTATTCCCGTAGAAGAGCTACGTAGGGCTTCCGTTGTAGCCAAGCCCTAATTCAAGGTGGCGCATTTCGCAGAATATGTACAACGAACATCGTGCCACTAGTCCAGCCTCCTTCAAAGCAGAAATATGACTATGACTTCTTCCTAAGATTGATCATTGCAGCGTGACGGTAGGAGAATGGGTAGAGGATATGTTGAGCCACTCTATCCCCGGAGTTAAGTGGTCGTTACACTTTCAAAGCTAACCGTCAAGTCCTTTATACATGAGCTAGATTTGGATGGATATTGCGCTGGCCAAGTACGGTTTTGCAACAAGTATGATATGAAGACTAAAGAATCTCGCGGCCTAGAGACCCCGCAGATTCAGATGAACATGGGTATCATTGTAAAAATTGCCTAATAACCTGTGCATATAGATCAAGGACCAGACAGAAATATGTCACGACTGGCCCTGTCACGGTCCACAAACGAACCATTTGGCGCCAAGCTGACCCAACAAAAAGGCATAGGTAAAAGCAGGAATCAATAAATGCAAATATCAGAAAACCGCAGTTCTCGCACAATGGAAGGCCCATAACGCAATAGAGAGCAAAAGAGCCGTGAGGTAACCGTAAACAACCGAACACCTGCTATGCTTGAACGAGACACAACACCAGAGAAGTACGAAAATAGTACTGGCTTTGCGAGATGCAAAGATCTATCAATAGTAacttgaagaaaagaccCGTGCCACCAAAATGCCCTTAGAAGAGGAACGTAAAGTGAAAGAATAGAGCAAAATAGTAAGACACAAGAGCATATTAGCCTTATCCCCCTCCGTCGAGAGAACGCCGACGGGAGTATCTCGGCGACTTCTCTTGGCCTAGGTTTGGTGTGGACGGAACTCGACGGGGTATGCGTCCAGTTTTGCTCGGAATAGGAGGTGGTATCCTCTCATTTTCTTTTCCGCTGCTGTCGGTCTCCATCTCGGCCTTGTGAGCTTCAGCTTTCTTCGCTCGAGAGCTAAGAATGCGCAACGTGAGGCCAAGCTcacgctccagctccttttGCGAATGCAGATGCTCAGTCGACCCATTAAGCTTCTTTCTGTATGCTTTTAGGGTGCGGCAGACCTGTTCAGTGGACATGTTTAAACTTCCGAATTCGCTCTTTCCGGTCGCCCGAGACCGTGCCCGAAAATCCAAGGAAGAACAGCGGATATTGTTGTGGTTGCGTGACTCTAGAGTCTTCTTTGCGCCGGTGGATCTCGGGCTGGGCGGCGACGGCGAATTGCGCAACCTCTCCGGGCGAACTGACGATGTGGGTGAGTGACGAGGCGGTGCAGAGGGAGGTGTTGCTGGCACTAAGTGCGCGTTTTTCATTGTCGGGACAATAGATACCTTGGATAGTCTGCGCAAGAAAAGCGGGGACTGCTCCGGCCCTTCACGCGCCGGGGTGGGAGTCAGAACTGAACCCTCTGGTCGTTGGTACCCCGCGAGGTCTTGCCGAGACAGTACTTTTCTTAGAGGAGGCTTCGACAGGTTTGGCTCTTTTGAGGaaatatcctcttcgtcattgGAGCCTGCATGTGTAACTTCCTGAGACTGTTGCAATTGCACTGATATGTTCCAGATCATAACCACCCCATCGATGCCTGAGCTCACCAATATCCGCTCTGGTGAATCTTTCGATGCATCGGAATATCTCTCCAGCATCAGAACATCACTGACGCCTTCCGTGTGGCCGAATTCGCCTGTAAGAAGGGCACCCTTTTCCATATCATATACACGGATCGATTTGTCTGTTCCAGAAGCCCCAATGAGTAATCTAGGGTTCTGTCCAGAAACAGCGGAGGTTACCGTCAACGAGCCCATTATTACAGTATCATTCGACTCGGAATCGGCCGCACGGAAAGAGTTGATATAATGACCAGAATTCAAATCATAATGATGTACGCAGCGATCCACTGTGGAGAAAACGAGGGTGTCCGGATCATCTGGGGATAGAGACAGCGATACCGGTGATGATCTCAAGGTAATTGCCTTTGATACCAAGTAGGCGATCGCAGTGACCCCTTCATCGTCGCGAGTAACGCGCTCTCTCACCAGGATTGTACGATCCGCAGATGAGGACAGCAGCCTCTCTCCTCCGTTTACAAAAAGAAGTTGATTAACTGCGCCGACGTGGTCATCCATGGTCTGAATCAGTTGAAGGTTGTCGTTGCGCCTTTCGAAAAGCTGCACCATTCGATCGCGGCCTGAGCTAGCAACCACGCAGGAATCCGAAGTTTCAAGTATTGCGATGTCTGTGACTTCCCCCCCATGAGCTCTGACTTCGCCCACACACTCCCACATTGGTCCCTGGAACACGCTGTGAAAATTAGCAGGGCACCAAGCAATCTGTTGTGTAATGTACTATACCGTAGAACACCGACTTTGTCGCCGGAAAAGAACAGACCCATGTCCGTAGTTGCCCGTAATATCTTGAGCTCATTTACGGCATCATCCTCACTGCCTGCAAGCGGCTCGGCAAGGATGGTCCGTGAGTCACGGCACTTGCCTTGTATGTTCCAAAACTTGACAACACCACGACAAGACCAAGTAAAGAAATCCGCCTCTAAATAGTTCGGTGTTTTCAGTGGTCCTACACCAAGAACAGAGTCCCTATGAGCGGGCATGGTGTCTCCCAGGTTACATTGTTCGTCCTCGCCCTTAAGCTTTTCGATAGGGTATATATTGATTGCTCTGGTACCATCCACTGTGACAAGGTGAGATGAAAGAGAACCAATGCAAGTAATCGCTGGCCCCCTGGACTTTATCTCCGCAGACAGCCGATTAAGCGTGCGTGGAGACGGAAGGTTGCTCGACGGTCGTAGCGACTCAAAAGGAAGCCTTCGCATACGTCTGCCACGCCCACCTATCCATATACAAGCACGGTCTGAGTCGGCTGTGAGTGACGTGATGCTGAATCCGACGTACTGAATTAGAGTAAGCTTAGCAGTTCCATCGTTATCATCAATAAGACAGAGTGCTCCCATATCAGTGCCAACGATAGCCTCGGAATCAGAGATGCCGACAACGCTAGTGAATGTGCTGTCAGCCAGCGTATGCAATACACAGTTCCTTCCAGAAAGAGCCTTTGGCGTGGCTATATTGGGAGCGTCGCCGGTATTTGTGCGAGACTTCGACGGAGAAACCGGCCTGATGTCGGGAAGTCTCCAAACCTTCACATGTCTAACTCCCACCCTGTGAACATATTCAGTATCCAGAGTTGTCAAGGAGAGCTTCGAAGTACATACGTGATTAAAGCTTGGCCTAACCAAGTCATGTCACGAACAACGGTTGTGCATTTGTTCGTTGAATGAAGCTTCGCTGAGCCATTTTTGAGGCTGACGGACCATACGAAAAGGAACCCATCGTTCACATCCCCGAGGGTTGCTAGATACTGCGAGTTCGGACTCCATGCAAGGGCACGAACGCCAAATGAATGATCCGTGAGGATTGTGAGCGGGATGTCTGAAGGTGCGTCTTTGGCTGTTGAAAAAACCAGGACTCGAGGGTTATAGCCCGTCTGAGACAGTGAGCTTCTATTGTTCCGGCAAGTTATCATTCTACTTACCTCTCCTAGAGCAAGAAACCTTCCATTCGGGCTTATGGCCACACAGGTAACCGCCTTTACCCTTTCCCTCGACGACCATGCACGAGGGCTGGAGTCCACTATTTCCATTGACGGTGAGCCATTATAGCTACCGTTATGGGGTGTGGCTTTTATACCTGGTAGAGATCTTGTTCTAGCATCAGGCGTAGCCGGGGGTGTACATTGGTTATAAAATGAGATCACCgggttgatgctgctggctgtCGGCCGTGCGCGGAAAAAACGCTGATTCGCGTTATTGTCTTCGTCCAACTCTGCCAATACACCAGCAGACCCAGCACAAAAAGCAAACGAGTTGCTTTGATCGTGGAATGAGAAACCATTAGGTGTAGTTGTCGTTGTGCCAATTACTGTTTGGAGCGACAAGGCAGACTGATACGGGGACGGTTTGGCGGAGCGTGTCGGCGGTCGGATCGTAGGTGAGTTCGAGGGAGCACCCCGGAGTGAATGGTTCGAGCCAGCAGTCTTGCTTTTCACGCTCAATGCGTTGTTCGCCATAACAAGTTGGGGCCAAGAGCAATTAAGAAGCTGCACTGTCCCCAGAGATTTGTAGGAGTTTCGGCTGCATTTGCTGAGACGAGCAAGCAGTGGCCTTGATGGAGATCTTCGATGTAAACAAAGCTCCGTTCCTCGTATGTTAAGACTAGAAGGAAGGtgcgatgatggagaaagcGGTCGAGGAAAGATATAACGAATGGAGAGATCTGTCCGTAGAGTATGTATTGTAACCCGGGCGTTCTATCGAGCTCGTTTTAAGCTGAGGTTGCAGAGTCGGAATAGGGAGGGGTTCGAGGATGGATGGAGCTGGAATCGGGATTAGCGAGAGTGGGTGTGGCTGGtccaagaaaaaaaaaaaaactaagTTAAAGAGCGACTGAGAAAGAGTGAATTAAAGAATGGCTGAGTAGTCTAAGATGCAAATGCAATGATCAAGCAAAGATTAAGGCTGATGACGGGAGATCGAGGATTAAGCCAGAGAGATCTGGACAGGAGCTTTTCAAGCTGCTAAGGTTTAGTGCGCGGAGATGCGAGTACGGATGGTTTCCGATCTTATGAACTACTGGACTTGGCAGtgaatgaggaggctggAAGCAGGAAGTGATTAACTTGCTCTGAATGCACTGACCTTGAAGTGCCTgagatggtgatgaagacgtATGCATTCATACCTTGTTCCCTTGAACGGGTCCTAGAGAATGCAGGAATGTTTGAAGTCCAAGGAAAATGTATGGTGGAGACGCCAATCGCCCAACTTGTGTATTGCTGCCTGAACTTTCAGGTATCAGTTGCTGCCCCTGGACTGGGTTGGACCCTTTATACCGTGACTATCCTAAACGCTTTTCCGCCGATCCCAGGTACACGCAATAGGTTGCATAGAGCCAGTAGGGTCTCTGCTCCAGCCATCACTCATCACAGAGTACCAGATTAAACCTCCGTACTCCTGCAGTCCGCTCGAGCGTTGGCTGAGTACACTCAGGCCGATCACCCAGGATCTGAATTTGGCCGATGCGGTCATCTGGAGACAATATATTGTTGAAGACTCTAGTTCCTGGAAAGACGAACCCATAGACATCGCCAATGGTCTTAGAAACCGGACACCGTGGGCCATTAGTGTCGGTATCTCGGGAAGTCGTCTCAACCCTAGGTTATGCCAATCCTCGCTTGACGTTCTCAGTCAGCCGAACATAGTTCAGCCGACGCAGGACCAGAGATGCAGATTGTGTTATTGGATTGCGGATATATGAGTTTGTAAAGGGTGCTCGTATAGCTGACTGAGGCATACAGTGATAGCTCGCTTTGATGGCATATTGAAGGGATGATACGCTTTCCTTTGATCGAATAGTCCGTGATAAGCCCCTAAACATACTACTTTGAAGGACGTAATATATCGACAAATGCGAGCTGCGGAGCTTTGTTAGTGCAATATTAGAGCTGATGCGAGGTGGGCAGCGCGCGTCGTAATCATTCGTGCGTCCACTCTGCCTATGGGGATATCAAGGCTTTGGAAGTCAGAAGAAGTAGTCACAATAATACCTTGGACATGGCATATCTGTCGTGATTTTGGACGTCAGTATGCAGACGGTTCGGGACGAAACTACTTGGGGAGTTAACTCACTGCTAAGTGCTCCACACATTCCGACTTTCCCAAACACTCGGGGCTGCGGGGTCGAACTTTTGTGGGGTAGCTCCACTGCAGACAAGGACCTAGCTCAGTGAAACTAACATTACTCCTAAGTGCCAATAATGATAGCCTTAACAGTCGCAACATATCCTATTGACGGCCCGCAGTAGAACAGTAAATCGGGTAAGTTGTGTGCTCAACCATACCTAAGCATTATGATTCGACAGCGGATTGGCGCGGTGGATGCTGTACCTGCACTCTTTTATACTTACATGTCAGTGTAGCGCAGCAGACCGGGCTTTCTGGCCGTCTTTCTGGCTCTCGAGCACATCTACTTTGGTCAGTTATTAGCTCTGCGTTTCTGAAGATCTGGAGTTCTTTAGTACGATTGGTCAAAAATCCACGACGCCAGCAGCATGGTCACGTGGTATTATTCTGCCTTAAGGCAGCGATCGGCCACGCCGAGAGGTCTTATCTCTAAAATCTCGTCCAAGAACAAGTCACTCCCATATAGTTCACAAGCCCGTCATGCCTTCTATCTGCCCTAAGTCGGCGATGATCTCGCTCCCCACCGTTCTTCAATCTATATTCGCTTTCGAGGTCGCTCCACAGATTCGAAACTCGTCAGTACGGTCCCTGAACCGATCATCTCTTCGCCACCGTCTCAGAAGCACACGGACTATCACCACTGTTTCCATTGACTCGATTCCTGTCCCTTCCGCCCAGAAACCCGATGATCGAGTGACTAGCCCGAGCGAGCCTTCTCTTACCGCCGATAagtcaacagcttcagataCTAGCTCGAGCAATCCAGCCTCTAAAGCTACAAGCGCAGATAACTCAGGCTCTGCACGCCGAACGAAAACAAATACGAAGACGTCCAACGAAAAGCAAGCAAGCGATCATGAGAATAAGAAAAATATCAAGAAGTCAGCGAAGGAAACCACGGCAAGCAATGCACCGAAGCCACCTAAAGAAAAGGAACCATGGCAGATCCAGAAAGAGGCTCTGAAAAGGAAATTTCCGACTGGATGGGCACCGCCTAAAAAGCTCTCTCCTGACGCAATGGAGGGAATTCGTCATTTGCATCATATCGCGCCTGACCAATTCACGACTCCTGTCCTTGCGGAGGAATTCAAAGTGTCCCCCGAAGCTATTCGAAGAATCCTAAAGAGCAAATGGCGCCCATCAGGAGAAGAACTCGAGGAACGACGGAAACGCTGGGAGAAGCGGCATGATAGGATTTGGAGTCACCTGTCAGAGCTAGGTTTGCGACCAAAGGTTCCTGACTATGGTAGTGATGCGGATGCAGTATTGTACAAACGAAAGAGTAAAGGTGTCTAGTGACCTATTATGTGTTGCTTGGACGCTAGACAGCACTTGTATATTAGATCAGAATCGATTTGTATATTAGCGATATATTCAAAGCGACATCCTAATATGTTAATTTGCTTAAGTGGCCCCAAGATATGcatttctctctctctctctctctcagATAAACCCTTTTCGCCTCTCTTCCACATCCTGGCGATCTTTAGTGCAATGTTGAAACGATATATTTTCTCAAGAAAGGATCATCTATTTGCGCGTGTTAGCAGAATGATGTGGTTGTATCTCCTTTTGTTTGGACGCATTGGCCGTCATGGACCCCCGAGGTCACTTGCGATCCTCAACTCTGAACTCCGACAAGCACCACTGCAGACGGTCCACTGCAGTCTACACTCTTCCACTGCCTCTTGTTCGACCGAGAATTCAACAATGGGGCATAATTCGATGATGCCGTAGCTGACATCTTCTACTCTTTATACCAACCTATTGATATCCCTGCATTTACCCCTGTTCCGTGAGATCGCGGCCGGAACCCATCTGCCCAAGCTCTCTCAGCCAGCTTACACTCCTTCGTCAATGCGGTAATTCCTACTGTTCGCCATGTCATCGGACATACAGGTCTTTGTTAAATGGAAAGACCAGTCTATCTTTGCCGGAGAAGATGTGGAATGCACCATTACCTTCAAGAACGTTGCGGAGAGGAGCGAAGACCTCAATAATGCGCAATCGCCCCATCTCAGGAAGCAGTCCCGGGCTGCAGTCACCCCTCGCTCGGAGTCTTTCTCCCTACGACTTCCGTCTAATCCCTTCAGAAATCCCAATCGCCGGTCATACCCCGTTAGTCCTGGGAAGAGTCCGTCCCATCGCATTTCCTCCTCCGTGAGTTCGCCGTTGATCGGCTCTCACAGCTTCCCGCCCCCGTCCACGCCGCGAACTGGGCCATCGGCTGGCCACAAACACAAAAGATCCGTATCCATACTGTCTATTGATAGCGAAGGAGGGAATTCCAGCATTGTGGGCGATAAAGCACCGAGGACTCCATCCCAATTGACTCATTCAAGACCAGTGAGGGGCCATGGACGCTCCGCGAGTCTCCAAGTCGTACCAAAAAGATATGAAGGTTACGAGGACAATGCGAAAGGTATTACCGGCGCGATGCTTAATTAGGCCTACAACAGCTAATGCAACTTGGTTCAACTAGGGTTACGGAGCCCAATTCGCGGCTTTCTATCGTCTGAATACCCTATGCAGCCATCCCCTGGGGGAACGAGGGTAGACATGGATGTAATGAAACCGAGCGGTTCTTCTGGGGCTCCAAGCCCTGTAAGGCCAACACCACAAATACGCACGCCAGGACGGAGACCACAGTTACCACCGATAGATTTCAAGTTTCCCCCTGCCCCGGAGAACGACACGAGTACGGGGCCTAGCCCCGGAACACCCTTGACGACAACCCGAGACTCTTCTAGTTTGGCCGCTCCAGGGCAGATGTCACAGTCAAAAGTCCTGTCAGCTTCCAGTCTGAGTGGAAGCCACAGGAGCAGTACAGAATTCTACTCCCTCAGCAACAATTCCACCGAAACTCTACAGTCAGAGTACACAAATTATTCAAATCCCATGCTTCGAGCAGGTTATTCGCGCCACAACAGGCATATGTCTAGCATGGAGTCAGCACTGCCGGTTCCCAACGGGCAGGCACTTCTCATGGGTTATGCGCAAATAAGCGCGTCGTTCACAGTAGACGGCTCGCTCATCAATCAATCTGCTTTCGACGAGGTTAAGCGGCAAGGTATGGTTGGCGGTGCAAGGAATGGCGGCGCAGCGAATTCGAGGCCTGCTTCGTCCAGCGGTAAAAATCGAAAAGGCGGGGGTTTCTGGGGCGCTTTGAATTGGAATTCGATAGAAGAATCAATCAGTGGCTTGCTTTCCAACAATGACCTCGACGGCCTTCGAGATATGCGAGGTGTGTCCTCATCAAGATCTATTCCTTTGTTGTCGACCCCTCAATCACTTCTCTTTGTGGACCTTCGACTGGCCCCAGGCGAGGAGCAGTCTTTCTCCTTCGCGTTTACTTTACCTAGCGGTCTTCCGGCAAGCCACAAGGGGAAGGCCATCAAGATATCCTACAATCTGGTTATTGGAACACAGCGACCTAGTGGGAGTCACGAGCCTCAAAAGGTGAACCGTATCAGCATACCGTTCCGTGTCTTTAGTGGTGTCAATGGTAAGCAACAATGCCTTTATGTCAATCCGACTCTACTAATCTTCGACAGCTCAAGGAGAAATCATTGGACACGACCTGATGCGTCCTTATGTAATTTTGCGTGATGAGGCCAGGGTGCAGAAAATTGGCTCTGCCCCCCCAATGACTGCGAAGGCTGAGAGTATAAGTCGCCCGGCATGGACTTCAGCTCCCGAGTTCTTATCATATGTGGATGAAATTCTCGAACAACGGTCTCGCTCCAGTTCTCTCAAACTGCCAAGCACGCTCGCTGAAAGGCGGGCGAGTTACGATTTGACAGGGGGACCGTTGTCTTGCAAAGACGCCATTGACCTTGCCATCCTCCGAAGTAATCAAACGATCAACTCGTCACAGAGTCCGAATCGGTTCGAGATTGCGCGTGGAGGACGTCGAATTGCTGTTGTAGTGCTTAACCGACCAGCCCATAGGCTCGGCGAAACCCTCATTGCAACAGTGAATCTAGCTGACGCAGCACTTCCATGTTATGCACTAAGAGCGACATTGGAGAGCTCTGAGAAAGTCGCCCCGCATTTGGCGGTGCGGTCTGGCGCCAGTATTCGACGAGCGACGCGCCGAGTCCATGCGTCTTTTTTCGAGATTACTCTTTATTCCACTCGAGTTGTTTTCAGCCCCGCGATCCCGATATCTGCCACTCCTACAACACTCACAAGCGGTGTCAACGTCGAATGGGAGTTACGGTTCGAATTCGTGACAACAAACACCCGGGGTCAGCTGGGTGCCGGGCCTTCAGGTGTGCGACTGCTAGAGACGGTATCTGAGGATGAACGGGGCGCTACTATGTCGGCTCTGGAGCATGTAGGCTGCGAGTCGTTCGAGGTTGCAATTCCCATCACAATATATGGAGAAACTGTGCGAGAGCGCTTGCCTGAGGAGAACGAGGGGTACCCTATATAAATTTTAAATGTCTTGCCGTATGAATCATGACCATAAGTTGTAGATTATAAAGTATAAGGAGTATAGTAGACAAGCTTGGATCCTGATTGTGTGCTCCCTTGATCGCCGGGGCAACGAGCGGGCCATGGCCCCGATCGTGGGGGTGATCCATGCAATAAGTCGATATACTATCCTCAAGATACGACCAATTTTGGCACTAAAGTTCTCTACCCTGTCATCGAGCTTCTTCCTATTTCTAGATCTTTGCACACGGAAACACATTCTGCGCGCGATTTGATTCTCAACTACTAACTAATTTCCCCGTCGGCGCCTTCGAGTCACCCTGTCACAGACTCAGCTCAACGTCGCAACTTCCTCTCCTCGCATCTTGTACGCGCCGACGCAGTGAGTTTCTTGAGTCTCTCTTAGAAACTGCGAAACTACTACATGCACTACTAACCTGAGTGTCGAGTACCCCTAGGCGAAACCTACCTCGCAAAGCACATCTCCGCCGGTCGAATACCACAAGTGCACGAGTCAAGGAAGGAGGAATTCCAGCCCCTTCGCTATTCAAAGTCACTCTTTATCTACCTGTCACAGCTGTGAGATAGCAATGGCTTCATTCATTACCACAATGTCTGTCCCCCTGGTCACTAGTTCATCGGCAAAGGAGTCTATTACCCCTCCACcgtcgtcctcttctcgCAAATCCAAAGCCCTCCCCCCTTCTACATCATACAGTACCGTTCATGTATCCCATACTCCGCTATTAGGGCCCCCTTCTTACCTCTCGCCTGCTGTTCGCGCGCTTAAGCAAGGATTATGTGTACTGACGCCTCCCAGCAACGCTCGAACAAGAGCGCCTTTCAAGCCGCGCTCAGCGGCGAAGGGCACGACCAGCTACCAGTTGAGACAGTTTGCGGAGGCGACGCTTGGAAGTGGGAGTCTACGGAAGGCTGTGAAGCTCCCTGAGGGGGAAGATTTAAATGAGTGGCTAGCTGTGAACGGTGTGTTTGTTGTATGACTTACGTTGCTCTGGCTAACATGGTTATTACTCTGCAGTGGTCGACTTCTACAACCAGATCAACCTTCTTTACGGAGCTATTACCGAGTTTTGCTCGCCACAGACATGTCCAGAAATGAAAGCGACCGACGAGTACGAGGCTTGCCTAAGCTGATCCGTGACGATTATTCTGACTGGTGGATAGGTTCGAGTACCTCTGGCAGGATTCAGAGAATTATAAGCGCCCAACGAAGATGTCTGCACCAGAATACATCGAGCATCTCATGAGTTGGGTGCAGGGTAACATCGACAACGAGCAGATGTTCCCCAGTCGATTAGGTGCGCTTGATTTCCAACCCTACGACGGAAGGTGGTGCTGATGTGAATGACGCAGGCGTCCCATTTCCAAAGGCCTTCTCCAGTCTTGTTCGCCAGATCTTCAAGCGGATGT
It contains:
- a CDS encoding protein mobA (transcript_id=CADANIAT00006700), encoding MASFITTINARTRAPFKPRSAAKGTTSYQLRQFAEATLGSGSLRKAVKLPEGEDLNEWLAVNVVDFYNQINLLYGAITEFCSPQTCPEMKATDEFEYLWQDSENYKRPTKMSAPEYIEHLMSWVQGNIDNEQMFPSRLGVPFPKAFSSLVRQIFKRMYRVYAHIYCHHYPVIVHLGLEPHLNTSFKHYVLFIDEHRLASGKDFWGPLGDLVDSMLRSD
- a CDS encoding WD40 repeat domain-containing protein (transcript_id=CADANIAT00006697), encoding MANNALSVKSKTAGSNHSLRGAPSNSPTIRPPTRSAKPSPYQSALSLQTVIGTTTTTPNGFSFHDQSNSFAFCAGSAGVLAELDEDNNANQRFFRARPTASSINPVISFYNQCTPPATPDARTRSLPGIKATPHNGSYNGSPSMEIVDSSPRAWSSRERVKAVTCVAISPNGRFLALGETGYNPRVLVFSTAKDAPSDIPLTILTDHSFGVRALAWSPNSQYLATLGDVNDGFLFVWSVSLKNGSAKLHSTNKCTTVVRDMTWLGQALITVGVRHVKVWRLPDIRPVSPSKSRTNTGDAPNIATPKALSGRNCVLHTLADSTFTSVVGISDSEAIVGTDMGALCLIDDNDGTAKLTLIQYVGFSITSLTADSDRACIWIGGRGRRMRRLPFESLRPSSNLPSPRTLNRLSAEIKSRGPAITCIGSLSSHLVTVDGTRAINIYPIEKLKGEDEQCNLGDTMPAHRDSVLGVGPLKTPNYLEADFFTWSCRGVVKFWNIQGKCRDSRTILAEPLAGSEDDAVNELKILRATTDMGLFFSGDKVGVLRVFQGPMWECVGEVRAHGGEVTDIAILETSDSCVVASSGRDRMVQLFERRNDNLQLIQTMDDHVGAVNQLLFVNGGERLLSSSADRTILVRERVTRDDEGVTAIAYLVSKAITLRSSPVSLSLSPDDPDTLVFSTVDRCVHHYDLNSGHYINSFRAADSESNDTVIMGSLTVTSAVSGQNPRLLIGASGTDKSIRVYDMEKGALLTGEFGHTEGVSDVLMLERYSDASKDSPERILVSSGIDGVVMIWNISVQLQQSQEVTHAGSNDEEDISSKEPNLSKPPLRKVLSRQDLAGYQRPEGSVLTPTPAREGPEQSPLFLRRLSKVSIVPTMKNAHLVPATPPSAPPRHSPTSSVRPERLRNSPSPPSPRSTGAKKTLESRNHNNIRCSSLDFRARSRATGKSEFGSLNMSTEQVCRTLKAYRKKLNGSTEHLHSQKELERELGLTLRILSSRAKKAEAHKAEMETDSSGKENERIPPPIPSKTGRIPRRVPSTPNLGQEKSPRYSRRRSLDGGG
- a CDS encoding putative intracellular protein transport protein (Sat1) (transcript_id=CADANIAT00006699), whose amino-acid sequence is MSSDIQVFVKWKDQSIFAGEDVECTITFKNVAERSEDLNNAQSPHLRKQSRAAVTPRSESFSLRLPSNPFRNPNRRSYPVSPGKSPSHRISSSVSSPLIGSHSFPPPSTPRTGPSAGHKHKRSVSILSIDSEGGNSSIVGDKAPRTPSQLTHSRPVRGHGRSASLQVVPKRYEGYEDNAKGLRSPIRGFLSSEYPMQPSPGGTRVDMDVMKPSGSSGAPSPVRPTPQIRTPGRRPQLPPIDFKFPPAPENDTSTGPSPGTPLTTTRDSSSLAAPGQMSQSKVLSASSLSGSHRSSTEFYSLSNNSTETLQSEYTNYSNPMLRAGYSRHNRHMSSMESALPVPNGQALLMGYAQISASFTVDGSLINQSAFDEVKRQGMVGGARNGGAANSRPASSSGKNRKGGGFWGALNWNSIEESISGLLSNNDLDGLRDMRGVSSSRSIPLLSTPQSLLFVDLRLAPGEEQSFSFAFTLPSGLPASHKGKAIKISYNLVIGTQRPSGSHEPQKVNRISIPFRVFSGVNAQGEIIGHDLMRPYVILRDEARVQKIGSAPPMTAKAESISRPAWTSAPEFLSYVDEILEQRSRSSSLKLPSTLAERRASYDLTGGPLSCKDAIDLAILRSNQTINSSQSPNRFEIARGGRRIAVVVLNRPAHRLGETLIATVNLADAALPCYALRATLESSEKVAPHLAVRSGASIRRATRRVHASFFEITLYSTRVVFSPAIPISATPTTLTSGVNVEWELRFEFVTTNTRGQLGAGPSGVRLLETVSEDERGATMSALEHVGCESFEVAIPITIYGETVRERLPEENEGYPI
- the rrg9 gene encoding mitochondrial ribosome assembly protein RRG9 (transcript_id=CADANIAT00006698): MPSICPKSAMISLPTVLQSIFAFEVAPQIRNSSVRSLNRSSLRHRLRSTRTITTVSIDSIPVPSAQKPDDRVTSPSEPSLTADKSTASDTSSSNPASKATSADNSGSARRTKTNTKTSNEKQASDHENKKNIKKSAKETTASNAPKPPKEKEPWQIQKEALKRKFPTGWAPPKKLSPDAMEGIRHLHHIAPDQFTTPVLAEEFKVSPEAIRRILKSKWRPSGEELEERRKRWEKRHDRIWSHLSELGLRPKVPDYGSDADAVLYKRKSKGV
- a CDS encoding uncharacterized protein (transcript_id=CADANIAT00006696), coding for MAPLGNSGFGRLQIPQVLVEVFYSGQVDSIDRNHPWAKGAVLVQRTTQKAHPPPPQMPPPPELILDQAFLLARSEQFGFTFQYSSCMSRRRSSVACNDCVSQAVKFFLVSADEDCRQRAKKAIAVADLAGQKRRELSRLLRTNITENNGTSLLDFGFGKS